AGCGAAGCGCTGTTCACCGGCACCCAGCGCAAGGTGTTGGGGTTGCTTTACGGCAAGCCGCAGCAAAGCTTCTATGCCAATGAAATCGCTCGCCATGTACAGGTTGGCAAAGGCAGCCTGATGCGTGAGCTGGAGCGTCTGCAGCAGGTGGGTATCCTCAGTATGACCCGTCAGGGCAACCAGACCCATTACCAAGCCAACCCGCATTGCCCGATCTATACCGAGCTGCAAGGCATCGTGCGCAAGACCTTCGGAATCGATGCCCCGCTGCGTGAAGCACTCGCGCCGTTGGCTGGACAACTGACATGGGCATTCGTCTATGGTTCGCTGGCCAAGGGTAGTGAACATGCCGATAGCGATATCGACTTGATGCTGATTGGCGATGGCCTCAGCTATGCCGAAGTGATGGAGCTCTTGCTGCCGGTCGAGGCTCAACTGGGACGCCCCATCAACCCGACGCTCTATACTCCCCACGAGTGGCAAGCCAGGAAAGCCGCTGGCAACAGTTTCGTGCTGCGGGTGGCGCAGCAGGACAAGATCGAGCTGATCGGCCACGATCCGGAGGGAACCGAACATGGGCAATAACGACAATCTGGACAACCTGCTGCGCACGGGCGGCCTTAAGGTCGAACCGCCAGACCGCAAGGAATGCGAAGGACTGCTGCGTTCGGCCGTCGACCGCCTGCAGGACGCCCACAACCCTGCGCTGTCATTCGCCAGCCGCTTCGACCTCGCCTACAACGCTGCTCACGCACTGGCTCTGACTGCATTGCGCCTACAGGGCTATCGTTCCGACCGCCGCTATCTGGTGTTCCAGTGCCTGGCGCACACGCTTGCCGTCAGCAAGGCGCAAGTGCGCCTGTTTGCGCTATGCCAT
The genomic region above belongs to Pseudomonas sediminis and contains:
- a CDS encoding nucleotidyltransferase domain-containing protein yields the protein MHTLSLSEALFTGTQRKVLGLLYGKPQQSFYANEIARHVQVGKGSLMRELERLQQVGILSMTRQGNQTHYQANPHCPIYTELQGIVRKTFGIDAPLREALAPLAGQLTWAFVYGSLAKGSEHADSDIDLMLIGDGLSYAEVMELLLPVEAQLGRPINPTLYTPHEWQARKAAGNSFVLRVAQQDKIELIGHDPEGTEHGQ